The region CTGGCGGCGGCACACCGTCTACCGCTCGACCGAGGGTGCCGCCGTGGCGCAGACCGTGCTGCAGGTCGGGGGCGGCCTGGCGGCGTTCGCCGTCGGTGGTGGCGAGGTCCAGCGCCGGTCGTACCCGACGTCGTTCCGGGGGCAGTTCGTCACCGGCGGCTGGGAGGAGATACTGGCGCTCGACCTGCCCGGCCACGCCGCGTCGACCGCCCGGGAGGCGGTCGCCCTGCTGGCAGCCCCCGACCTGCCGGTCGGTGCGGCCACGACCGTCGTGCTCGACTCGTCGCAGCTCGCGATGCAGATCCACGAGTCGATCGGGCATCCGCTCGAACTCGACCGGATCCTCGGCATGGAGCGGGCGTACGCGGGCGGGTCGTTCGTCCGCCCTGACGACCGTGGTCGACTTCGGTACGCCGCACCGCTGGTCTCGGTCACCGCGGACGCCACCACTCGGAACGGGCTGGGCACCTTCGGGTACGACGACGAGGGGGTGCCGGCCGGTTCCGCCCCGATCATCGCCGACGGTTTGCTTGTCGGCTTCCTCACCAACCGGGAGACCGCCGCGTTGCTGGGTGGGATCTCGAACGGCACGGCCCGGGCGGACTCGTGGGGCAGCATCCCGCTCATCCGGATGAACAACGTCTCCCTGCATCCCGGGCCGGACGAGGACGTGGATCGGGCCGACATCGTGGCGGACACCCGGGCGGGTTTCCTGTTGAGTACGAACCGCTCATGGTCCATAGACGACCAGCGGACCAACTTCCAGTTCGGTTGCGAGGCGGCGTACGAGATCTCCCACGGCCAACTGGGCCGGCTGTATCGCAACCCCACCTACGCCGGCCGGACCATCGACTTTTGGCGGTCCTGTGACGCCCTCGGTGGGGCGCGGGACTGGCGGATCTGGAGTGTGCCGATCTGTGGCAAGGGTCAGCCGTCCCAGGTTGCCCGGGTGGCCCACGGGGCATCGACCGGGCGGTTCCGGGCCACGGTGGGGGTGCGATGAGCCGCTACGGCGCCGAGCGCCTCTTCGACCTGGCCGTACCCGTTTTGGGGACCGATGAAGCGGACGGGGTCGAGGTGGTCCTCACCCGGGACCGCACGGCGTTGACCCGGTTCGCGGACAGTCGGATCCACCAGAACACCGACCGGTCGGACGGCCAGGCCCGGGTACGGGTGGTGCGGGACGCGCCGGGTGGGGTCCGGGTGGGGGTCGCGTCGACCAACCGGCTGACCCCGGACGGGCTGCGCGAGGCGGCTCGCCAGGCGACGGCGATAGCCGCCGCCACCCGCCCCGCCCCGCACTTCGGCGGGCTGGCAGCGGGTGGCCTGGCGTACCCGAAGGCGGGCCGGGACGACCACGGGACGGCCGACTGCCCGCCGCAGCGCCGGGCGGACATCGTCGGCGACCTCCTCAGGGGACTTTCCGTCGGCGTCGCCGGGGCGGGCGTGGTGGAGACCACCGGTAGCGAGATGGCCGTGATGAACAGCCACGGCGTACGGGCGTACCACGTCGGCACCCGGGCGATGATCAACATCTTGGCCACCGGGGCGGACTCGGCCGGCTACGCCGAGGGGGTCGCCAGCGCGCTGGACGACCTGAACCCGGTCGTGCTGGCCCGCCGGGCGGATGACAAGGTACGACTCGGTGCCCGGCCCCGCGAGGTGCCGCCGGGAGACTATCCGGTGGTGCTCGAATCGGGGGCCACGGTGGTGCTGCTGCACCGGCTGGCGCAGGCGTTCGCCGGGCGGGCCGTACGCGACGGCAGTTCACCGTTGGCCGGGCGGGCGGGCCAACAGGTCTGCGCACCGTCGGTGACCCTGGTGGACGATCCGCTCTCCCCGCTGTTGCCCGGGTCACCGTTCGATGCCGAGGGGGTGCCGAGGCGGCGGACCACGTTGATCGAGCGCGGGGTGGCCGGGGAGCTGACCTACGACGCGGCGACCGCCCGAGCCGTGGGTGCGAAGCCCACCGGACACGCCCTACTGCCGCCGAACCCGCTCTCCGGCCAGCCCACTCACCTGCTGATGGACGGTGGCGACGCCGACTTGGCGGAGCTGGTCGGCGGCGTGGATCGGGGCCTCTACGTCACCCGGTTCCACTACACGAACCTCGTGCACCCGGTGCGTTCGACGGTGACCGGTACCACCCGGGACGGCACGTTCCTGATCGAGGATGGTCGGATCGTCGGTGGGGTCCGGAACCTGCGGTTCACCGAGTCGGTGCTGGCGGCGTTGACCGCCGTCGAGGCGGTCGGCCGGGACGGCGAAGTGGTCTACGAGCGCTTCTTCGGAGACGCGTACGCTCCGCCGTTGCGGCTCTCGTCGTTCCAGTTCACCTCGACCTCGACCCACTGACCCGGACGGGGTGCACCCGGATGGGGTGTCGCCGGGCTGACCCGGACGGGGTGTCGCCGGGCGAGCCATCGACCGGCCCGCCCGGCGATCCGGCACCGATCTGGTCAACCGATCCGGTTCCGTTGAGCGACCACGTCGCCGACAGCCACGGCGAACCGGCCGACCACCCAGGCCACCGCCCGGCAGTTCCGGTCGAACTCGGCCCGGTTGATGCTGGCCACCGTGTCGCAGGGCTGGTGGTAGCAGGGGTCGAACATCTCGCCGGCCAGCCCGCCGTACCGGGCCGCCTGCTCCGGGGACTTGGCCTGGTAGGTGCCGCCGTCCAGGCCACCGATCGGGATGCCGGCGTCGCGGAACGGCCAGTGGTCCGAACCGATGCTGTTGATGTCGGCCGTCTCGTAGCCCAGCCCTCGGCTGGCGTAGTAGCCGGTGAGCACCGCCTCCACCGCCCCGGAGCCGAGTGGTCCGGGCCCGCTGCCGGTGCCGGGATGGTCGCTGTCGTCCCCGTCGACGATGAACCGGCCGAAGTTCGGCGAGGCGATCAGCTCGTAGTTCAGGTAGAGGGTGATGTTCGCCCGCTGTTCGGGGGTGAGTTGCCGGAGGTAGTGGATCGAACCGACCTCGATCAGTTCCTCCGCACCCCACCAGGCGAACCGGACCTTGTTGCGGATCTGCCGTTGCCGGGGTGCGAGCTGGAGGGCGGTCTCCAGCAGGGCCCCGGCGGCTGCGGCGTTGTCGTTGATGCCCGGCGTCTCGGTGGTGCTGTCCAGGTGCGCACCCGCCATCACCACCCGGTCGGGGCGGCCTCCCTCGGTTTCGGCCAGGATGTTCTCGGTCACCACCTCGGCCGTGTGGGCGCGAAGCTCTAACCGCAGCCGTACGGTCCGCGCGGCACTGTCGGCCGCCAGCCGCTCGGCGTCCCGCTGGGAGACGTTGGCCAACGGGATGCTGATCGCGGCCGGGTCGAACAGGTACGCCCGGTAGATGTTGTCGGGCCGTACGGTTCGGACATAGAAGAGCATCGCCCGTGCCCCGAGGGCCACCGCCACCCGCTGCTGGGCGACGAACCCG is a window of Micromonospora polyrhachis DNA encoding:
- a CDS encoding TldD/PmbA family protein, coding for MDRTELAELALTEVTALGPAFADVRAVAEDSESIDVRDDRVERATRTASRGVGVRVLVDGAWGFAATADEDGAAVRRTARLAVEIARASGRVSGAPVRLDDTPPACGTYTTPHVVDPLTVPVAEKAEYLLRATEAARTVAGVSFVEGTTDAWRRHTVYRSTEGAAVAQTVLQVGGGLAAFAVGGGEVQRRSYPTSFRGQFVTGGWEEILALDLPGHAASTAREAVALLAAPDLPVGAATTVVLDSSQLAMQIHESIGHPLELDRILGMERAYAGGSFVRPDDRGRLRYAAPLVSVTADATTRNGLGTFGYDDEGVPAGSAPIIADGLLVGFLTNRETAALLGGISNGTARADSWGSIPLIRMNNVSLHPGPDEDVDRADIVADTRAGFLLSTNRSWSIDDQRTNFQFGCEAAYEISHGQLGRLYRNPTYAGRTIDFWRSCDALGGARDWRIWSVPICGKGQPSQVARVAHGASTGRFRATVGVR
- a CDS encoding TldD/PmbA family protein, which encodes MSRYGAERLFDLAVPVLGTDEADGVEVVLTRDRTALTRFADSRIHQNTDRSDGQARVRVVRDAPGGVRVGVASTNRLTPDGLREAARQATAIAAATRPAPHFGGLAAGGLAYPKAGRDDHGTADCPPQRRADIVGDLLRGLSVGVAGAGVVETTGSEMAVMNSHGVRAYHVGTRAMINILATGADSAGYAEGVASALDDLNPVVLARRADDKVRLGARPREVPPGDYPVVLESGATVVLLHRLAQAFAGRAVRDGSSPLAGRAGQQVCAPSVTLVDDPLSPLLPGSPFDAEGVPRRRTTLIERGVAGELTYDAATARAVGAKPTGHALLPPNPLSGQPTHLLMDGGDADLAELVGGVDRGLYVTRFHYTNLVHPVRSTVTGTTRDGTFLIEDGRIVGGVRNLRFTESVLAALTAVEAVGRDGEVVYERFFGDAYAPPLRLSSFQFTSTSTH
- a CDS encoding M28 family peptidase — its product is MKLTVLTAATLTLTLALPAGTGSNPPANPYRLADRLEQAVTGEQALRHLTAWQRAADTHGGNRASGTPGFAQSADYLVRTLRQAGYRVTRQAVPYQEHQVDIERAVRLDRDVPGPRVLLMRWSPTTPAAGIEAPVVLTPTIQDGLPDPTPGCEAADYAGLPVHGAIVVAPQTSCGFVAQQRVAVALGARAMLFYVRTVRPDNIYRAYLFDPAAISIPLANVSQRDAERLAADSAARTVRLRLELRAHTAEVVTENILAETEGGRPDRVVMAGAHLDSTTETPGINDNAAAAGALLETALQLAPRQRQIRNKVRFAWWGAEELIEVGSIHYLRQLTPEQRANITLYLNYELIASPNFGRFIVDGDDSDHPGTGSGPGPLGSGAVEAVLTGYYASRGLGYETADINSIGSDHWPFRDAGIPIGGLDGGTYQAKSPEQAARYGGLAGEMFDPCYHQPCDTVASINRAEFDRNCRAVAWVVGRFAVAVGDVVAQRNRIG